One genomic segment of Vulpes vulpes isolate BD-2025 chromosome 2, VulVul3, whole genome shotgun sequence includes these proteins:
- the MFN2 gene encoding mitofusin-2, whose amino-acid sequence MSLLFPRCNSIVTVKKDKRHMAEVNASPLKHFVTAKKKINGIFEQLGAYIQESATFLEDTYRNAELDPVTTEEQVLDVKGYLSKVRGISEVLARRHMKVAFFGRTSNGKSTVINAMLWDKVLPSGIGHTTNCFLRVEGTDGHEAFLLTEGSEEKRSVKTVNQLAHALHQDEQLHAGSLVSVMWPNSKCPLLKDDLVLMDSPGIDVTTELDSWIDKFCLDADVFVLVANSESTLMQTEKQFFHKVSERLSRPNIFILNNRWDASASEPEYMEEVRRQHMERCTSFLVDELGVVDRGQAGDRIFFVSAKEVLNARIQKAQGMPEGGGALAEGFQVRMFEFQNFERRFEECISQSAVKTKFEQHTVRAKQIAEAVRLIMDSLHIAAQEQRVYCLEMREERQERLRFIDKQLELLAQDYKLRIKQITEEVERQVSTAMAEEIRRLSVLVDDYQMDFHPSPVVLKVYKNELHRHIEEGLGRNMSDRCSTAISSSLQAMQQDMIDGLKPLLPASVRSQIDMLVPRQCFSLSYDLNCDKLCADFQEDIEFHFSLGWTMLVNRFLGPKNSRRALMGYNDQVQRPIPLTPANPSMPPLPQGSLTQEELMVSMVTGLASLTSRTSMGILVVGGVVWKAVGWRLIALSFGLYGLLYVYERLTWTTKAKERAFKRQFVEYASEKLQLIISYTGSNCSHQVQQELSGTFAHLCQQVDVTRENLEQEIAAMNKKIEVLDSLQSKAKLLRNKAGWLDSELNMFTHQYLQPSR is encoded by the exons ATGTCCCTGCTTTTCCCCCGGTGCAACTCCATCGTCACAGTCAAGAAGGACAAGAGACACATGGCTGAGGTGAATGCTTCCCCACTCAAGCACTTCGTCACTGCCAAGAAGAAGATCAATGGCATTTTTGAGCAACTTGGGGCCTACATCCAGGAGAGCGCCACCTTCCTTGAAG ACACCTACAGGAATGCGGAACTGGACCCGGTTACGACAGAAGAACAGGTTCTGGACGTCAAAGGCTACCTGTCCAAAGTGAGGGGCATCAGTGAGGTGCTGGCCAGGCGGCACATGAAAGTGGCTTTTTTTGGCCG GACGAGCAACGGGAAGAGCACCGTGATCAATGCCATGCTCTGGGACAAAGTTCTGCCCTCTGGGATCGGCCACACCACCAATTGCTTCCTGCGGGTCGAAGGCACAGATGGTCATGAGGCCTTCCTCCTCACAGAGGGCTCGGAGGAGAAGCGGAGTGTCAAG ACTGTGAACCAGCTGGCCCATGCCCTTCACCAGGACGAGCAGCTGCACGCTGGCAGCCTGGTGAGTGTGATGTGGCCCAACTCCAAGTGCCCGCTTCTGAAGGATGACCTTGTACTCATGGACAG CCCTGGTATCGATGTCACCACGGAGCTGGACAGCTGGATTGACAAGTTTTGCCTGGACGCCGATGTGTTCGTGCTGGTGGCCAACTCAGAGTCCACCCTGATGCAGACG GAGAAGCAGTTCTTCCACAAGGTGAGTGAGCGCCTGTCCCGCCCAAACATCTTCATCCTCAACAACCGCTGGGACGCGTCTGCTTCGGAGCCTGAATACATGGAAGAG GTGCGGCGGCAGCACATGGAACGTTGTACCAGCTTCCTGGTGGACGAGCTGGGTGTGGTGGACCGAGGCCAGGCCGGAGACCGCATCTTCTTTGTGTCTGCCAAGGAGGTGCTCAACGCCAGGATCCAGAAGGCCCAGGGCATGCCCGAAGGAG GGGGCGCTCTTGCAGAAGGCTTCCAAGTGAGGATGTTTGAGTTTCAGAATTTTGAAAGGAGATTTGAG GAGTGCATCTCCCAGTCGGCAGTGAAGACCAAATTCGAGCAGCACACAGTCCGGGCCAAGCAGATTGCGGAAGCGGTGCGTCTCATCATGGATTCCCTGCACATAGCGGCACAGGAGCAGCG GGTTTACTGCCTGGAAATGCGGGAAGAGCGGCAAGAGCGGCTGAGGTTCATTGACAAGCAGCTGGAACTCCTGGCTCAGGACTACAAGCTGCGGATTAAGCAGATCACGGAGGAGGTGGAGAGGCAG GTGTCCACTGCGATGGCGGAAGAGATCAGGCGCCTGTCTGTGCTGGTGGACGACTACCAGATGGACTTCCACCCCTCCCCAGTGGTCCTCAAGGTCTACAAGAAC GAACTGCACCGCCATATAGAGGAGGGACTGGGCCGGAATATGTCCGACCGCTGCTCCACGGCCATCAGCAGCTCCCTGCAAGCCATGCAGCAGGACATGATAG ATGGTTTGAAACCCCTCCTTCCTGCGTCCGTGCGCAGTCAGATAGACATGCTGGTCCCTCGGCAGTGCTTCTCCCTCAGCTACGACCTGAACTGTGACAAGCTGTGTGCTGACTTTCAGGAGGACATCGAGTTCCATTTTTCTCTCGGGTGGACCATGCTGGTGAATAGGTTCCTGGGTCCCAAGAACAGCCGCCGGGCCTTGATGGGCTACAATGACCAG GTGCAGCGCCCCATCCCTCTGACGCCAGCCAACCCCAGCATGCCCCCGCTGCCGCAGGGCTCCCTCACCCAAGAAGAGCTCATGGTTTCCATGGTCACCGGCCTGGCCTCCCTGACGTCTAGGACCTCCATGGGCATTCTCGTTGTCGGAGGCGTG GTGTGGAAGGCGGTGGGCTGGAGGCTCATCGCCCTCTCCTTTGGGCTCTATGGCCTCCTGTATGTCTACGAGCGTCTCACTTGGACCACCAAGGCCAAGGAGAGGGCCTTCAAGCGCCAGTTTGTTGAGTATGCCAGCGAGAAGCTACAGCTCATCATCAGCTACACTGGCTCCAACTGCAGTCACCAAGTCCAGCA ggAACTGTCTGGGACCTTTGCTCATCTGTGCCAGCAAGTCGACGTCACCCGGGAGAACCTGGAGCAGGAAATTGCTGCCATGAACAAGAAAATTGAGGTTCTCGATTCACTCCAGAGCAAAGCAAAACTGCTCAG GAACAAAGCTGGTTGGCTGGACAGCGAGCTCAACATGTTCACGCACCAGTACCTGCAGCCCAGCAGATAG